From the Struthio camelus isolate bStrCam1 chromosome 19, bStrCam1.hap1, whole genome shotgun sequence genome, the window TGCTAGTTCCAATGTAAACACAAAGATGCATTCTCAAATACACCATACACCATTCCTAGTAGAACCTAAATGATGTCAAAGTGTAACTGCATAGTACTGACTGTTCTGAATTCATAATTGTTCTGCAGGCAGGCACCTCTTCCAGTACAACAGCTTTTGGACTGAAGTGACATAGGCATTGGGCTTACAGgctcaaaatctgtttttaaaaaaaaaaaaagtggggtagGAGGGCAGTTTAGAATTATAGGCCTTTCTTCCTGTGTTGTCTACTGAACGTTTGATCGCAAATGATTTACTAGCACTACTGATAGGAATTCAGACTACAATAACAATCAGAGTAGGTTAGATGATTTCAAATTAACTGGGCTTATAATAATTGCAAAATTGATAGTTGTCTTTGAGAAAGCATAAGAATGTTTTGGAAGACAACAAAGCGCAAGATGTAATATCAACATTGAAAAGtagaggaaagaagagagtgTTGGAGGAAATTACAGACCAGTTGGCATATTTTAAATTCCTTGGAGAAATACTGGAATGAATAGACATGCAAAGGATTTGTAAGTAcctaaaaataaggaaatgagtAATGGCTGATAGGGATTTGCCATGATCTTATGTCACATCACGTCACATGGCATTCTCAAAGATAACGTAGGGAGATGCAGGATGGATGGATAATTCATTGATTAGAATATCCTGGTTAGCATAGTTTTCCATAGCTTACCATCTGACTGGAGGCATATACTGTGTGCAGCTCTGGAGAGATCTGTCCCAAGTGTGGAGCCGTactgtattttcattaaaaagtcagATGAAAGAGTAGAGGAGGTACTGATTAAATTTGTAAGCAGAACCAAGCTGGTAGGATCTGGAAGCACATCAGAGGACAGGATTAGTTTGTCACTTTGGAGTCTGGAATGTCCTGCCCTTTCATGGGTTTCATGGCCCTTTTTGTCACTGGCTAACATGAACTCTTGAAGCATACATTTAGGCAATTAGCATCCCAATATGTGGCTTACCATATGGGTGGAACACTGAGGTTTGTAGGAAAGAAGATCTGTCTAGACACTTAAATGTTATCTGTGTCATGAAAAAAGATGGCAAAGATGCTGAAATGGAAAGGGTCCAGTGGGGTGTAACGTTTTAATTCTAGttgataactttttttccttcttgatacCTAGATGTTCAATTTCATCTGGCTGTGCTTTCTATTGCAAAGCTCTTTGATTTTACCCAAGATTTGCAAAAAGAAATTCTTGAaaggtgaggatttttttttttttttttttagtaaaacagtCCACTAACTTCCCTAATTTATAGAGAGTTGACAGGTTAATGACTAAGGGTGGTTTCTCTAAGGAAATTGAATGTTAAGCCATATGGGAAAtccttcaaagaaaataaaacaagagaggAAAGCATGCTGTTTGGTAAAGGTACTTGTATCTAACTTCAGAATAGGATTTGAGAACCTGCGAAGAAAATGTAGATAAAATACAGTTGTCATTGAATTATTACAGCACTTAAGTTTTCAGTAATTTATCTGCAGGAAGGGTGGAGCTTCTTAGTTAACTTGTTGGTGGTTCTTTTGTATCTTTAGTTTCCTCAATTGCTCTTTCTTTAGAGGAAAGCTGCCACTCTATTTCAAGCCATTACTAGAGAAATAACAACCCTTCTAAGAATACTTGTGAAAGATTAACAGCAGTTCAGTGCTGTTACAGACATGGTATATTAGTTTGCAGGCCAAGTATGCTGATGACCCTCTTACCTGGGACTACATGGCCCGTCGTGAGCTAGAACTGGGGTCCGTGCAGTCCGCAGAACATACTACAAAACAGATGAAAGTATCTGAAATGACTCAGAGAGAGGAACGGTGTTGTGCGGTGTTTGAAGAGGCTGTGGCAGCAGTCCCCACAGGTGAGATGTTCTGCTTGCATTTTAACATCAGGTTCTCCTGGTATTTTTACATGCTGTGTACTGTAACAATGTTGAAGCAGACGTTGGCAAGCTCTCCCGTATCTAAGGGAAGGCAAACAGTTCGTAGATGCTACCTTTTCGGGATCTATTTTATGAGTTACTTTCCAGTGCAATTAGGCTTTTGAAGCAGTTGCTTAACTGAAAGtgctttttgttgcttgttttttttcatatGACTTCACCAGTGAGGATAGTAGAGGCACACAGCTAGTAAGATCAGCAGAGGTTTTGGAACTGTAGACAGAGAAAACTGCCTAAATAAAAGAAACCTGTCAAACTCAAATATATTGCTAGTTATCTGGAAGTAAGCAATGTTCTCGAGTTGCCAGTGGAATGGATATCTGATGTCAACACCTGGCGTCGTCCTTACTCTTAACAAAGACTGTCAAGAGGCTGTGTCTGTAGAGTGAACTCAGACTTGCTGCCATAGAGCCTTTGAAGTCAGGCAGACAGAGAAGGTTTCTCTCCACTGCCTGTGAGTGTCCTCACTCATACAGGTCCATTGAAAACTACAGGTAAAGGATGCACTGAATGTTAATTGTGACAATATGCGCTGAAGTGCTCAGCTAAACTAAGAGCTTGGTGCTCTTCAGAACAGTTAGCGGCTGCAGCGCATATTGGAGagccatttttaaatgttaatgttaTAAATGTGGAGGACTCTTCTATGCTACaacattttaatacaaaattgGCATTAATACTTAGTGCTTggattcccttccttccttccttacccTAAAGACAAACATTTATGCTTACTGTTGTGATTCTATAGAGTCTGATGTTATGCCTTTGATCCTGCAGAGAACATGTGGAAATGCTACATCACTTTTTGTCTGGAGAGATATAACAGGAAAACCAACAGTGAAGAGTTAAAGCAAAAGGTAAATACTCATTAGAAATCATAGTAACAAAGCATCCCTATTTTTACTGACTTCTATAATCTTTCAAACAAAGCGCAAGTATATTTTGAAATGCTCCATCTGAAATGTTGAAATGGAATCGTCATTAAAGATCATTTAGTCTCCCTCTGAGGGAGTCAGCTTTACCGTCAGGCTCGCCTTGTGGCCTGACATGAACACGAATAACTCGGGCATTTACTCGTCAGCAAAATACTGTGACCGCCTTGGATGGAAGTTCTTAAGAGGCCAAGCTTGTTAATGTTCTCTGATAGTCCTGCAAACCTGGGCTTGTTCAAAAGGAGAGATGAATTACAATTGTTCTTGTAAACAAGACTGAGCAAAGTTTGGTGCTGGCGTGTGGGCACCTTTCTTACGCCGCTGTGCTTGGGTATTACTGACTGAATTAATCATGAATCTTGTGCAGTTTGGTCCCTTTTACTACAATCGAAGAACATTGCTATGTGGAGTTTTGTTGCTATTTAAGGGAGAAGCGTAACTAAAATGCTGAAATCCCACCTTCATCTTGGAGCGTATACGGGTACCTCAAGCATTAGATATGTACATTTTGTTGAATTTCACGGAGATTTGGACACAAAAATCCGCTAGGCTTTTTGTAATGCTTGGATCTGGTGGATGCAGcaataatgtttttctttcttttttgttttcttttggctcTAGAGGCTGGAGAGGACATTGAGCGTGTTCGACAAAGCCCATGGGTCCAGTTTGCTGCCAGAAGCTCTGTATAAGCAGTGGGTAAGAGCTGATGCAGAAGAATAGACTGGGAGACTGTCCTGCATTGCTTGCATGCCTAACTTTATCATTTTGAGTAGACAGTAAGGTGGGCAAAATAGCATTCAAGGCCTTGTTTTCTATCGAAACACTACAAATCTCTTGTGGTGACTACCTGTATCTGCTGGTTTTTAGCTTCAGCTATTACTGGAGTCCAGCCTCTGTGAAAAGGCTACAGAGGTGGCAGAAGCTGCAACTAAGCGTTTCAGTCTGTCAGTGGAAGTATGGCAGATGAGGCTGCAGGTGCTCATCCAACTGAAGAGCGACGATGTGACCCAGCGTTTTGAGGAAGCCCTTAAGCACGTGAAAGCTAAGGTCTGTGGTGGTTTTATGGACTTGCATGCAGTTGTTTTGGACAGGAAACCTCTGGTACTTATTTGAAAGGTTTTTCCTTTTACGAGGCACTCAGTCCTAAATCATTTTTAAGGTTAAAAATAAGAACTTGACATTTCACATGCACATTGTATTCAAGAATATCTGGGAGCTGCAAATATACTTCAAATTCAGAGTTTTAAGGCCTGAATGACAGGTGATATTTTGCATGCTTTTCTAGCAGTCACCTGGCATTCTTCATGTCTGACTTGAAAAACACGTTTCCTTTTTTTCACTGTGATGATGTATTGTTTGCGTGTGTGGTATTTCAAGCCTTGGATTAGCTATGTGCTCTCTTGTGTTCTATTTCAAACACTGGATATAAGGAGTGAGGAGAGGAAAGGATCAGATGAttgtttctttcctcctgttctcGGGAGTTATCTTTGGGCCGTGGTGTTCAGGGATGCAAAAGAACGTGTCTCATCCTTGGCAACGCTTCTAGCAGTTTTCCAGCTAAGTAATATTTGTTCTGTGAGTGAGGAGAGAGACAATAATTGATTTCAGTGTACAGCGCAAAGTCATTTTTTTAACAGCCTTGTCTAATGGACGGTTTTACAGCAGTTGTAATGTAGAACCTGGTGGATATCTTGGTATCCGTTTCTGTAAATCGATCCGAGTCTTACCTATATTTCAGTCATATGATTTCCCTGCTTGCTTATCTTGTAGGGCACCTTGCCATTATGGACCCTCTGGGTGGAATGGAGTGAAGGCACAAATAGCAAGGAAGACACAGAAGCCCTCTACCAGGTGCTTGGCTAAtagaaatttactttttctgaCAGTGTGAAAATAAACAGGAACAGTATGTGCAGAGCGTgtaaaaaatgcagtgaaaatactGCAGTTCTTTTGTGGACGTGTTGATACCAAAGCATTTCAAATAGAACTTTTGTGAATTGCTAACTGTTACTGAGAATCAGTTGGATGCAAGCTCCTAAGTTTTGACATCGTTTCCATGCTGCATAGACATCCAGATGTTTGTAAGCGTAGCTAAcgatggatttttgttttttctttttagtttgatCATAAATGTGTGGTCTAggattttttgttctattttcagaTATCTGTCTGAACACAGAAAAGAGTATTTTCCAATCTCTGTATGAAAGCATCAACGATGTTACAGAAAACTCCAAGAATGAAACTTGGACTTTAATCCCTGAACCTATGATCTGTTTAATCTATGAATACCTTTGGGCAAAAAACTATTTCTTTGCCTggcctatttttttcctgtttacagcATAAAACAACTTATTTCCAGTGGAAACTAAAATTCAGGTTGTAGAGCATTGGGAAACCCTCTACATGAAGGATGTTAGAGGAATGTCAAAGCCCAGCTGTCTGGAATATTGGAAGAGAAATGTATgttaggttttattttaatttgcacaATATTGGATGTGTTTCTTAATGCTGTTTTTCAGACATCATTCAGAATGCTTTTGTCCAATACCTTGTCTAACTTATGAGATCCACTTAAGGTCAGATGTTGGTTTCTTTTCCCCTGTTGCCTTTTAATTGTAACTTCTGTGTTTTTTACCTTACAGAGATCCTTGCGTGCCACAGCTCCTACTGAATCTGTGACTATGAAAGAAAAGTATCTTGACTGGGCCTACAGGAACGGTGGTTATAAGAAAGTAAAAAGAGTCTTTACCAGGTGACAAATTTAAAACCTGAAACCTGATTTTTCTAGGGTATATGTTTATAAGGTTCAAAGCCTGAAGTTATTTATGTTTTTACTCTAGCTTGCATGAAAATCGTCCATTTTCACTCAACTTCTTCAGGAAGATGATCCAAATAGAAAAGGAGCAAGTAAGTTGTTAAATACCCCATTAGTGCCTTGTATTTGTAAACTACGCTTTCTGTCTTTGAATTTGAATAGAAAATGGTGGGCTTATGAGTAGTATAATTAGTTTGTAATCAATTCATATTTGTAGTCTAAAGCTGATTCATAGCATGCATTACAAAACCAAGTTCCATGGTAACTAATCTTTGAACTTCTtggcaatgtgtgtgtgtgtgtgtataattagtatggcattttttttcttttaagaatctAATCGAGCTGCAGGGTTTATTTCCGTACAAAGTAAACGGACTTTTAATGCCTTCCTTTGCTAGGAGTCCTGCAAAATGCCTCATTTGAGAGAGTACTATGAACGTGCCTTGCGAGAGTTTGGTTGCACAGATTCTggtaaaggttttttttgttttgtttttaattcagtgcTACCTCTTTTCTTTCCATACATTTGAAAAAGTAGCTGTTTTTGCTACTTTTGCTACCTGTGATTGCTGTCAAGCAGAGTgcatcttatttcttcttttccgtTAAGTGCATGACACTCTGCAGTGACCCTGAACTTTCCGTCCAGGATCTTTGGTCACAGTAGGATGGCTTCAGCAGAACTGCTAGCAAGTAAGGTTTTGACATGCTGGCATAAGAAATACACATCACCTTTAATCTGGATTTGGGAACAGTATGGAGCTATCTTTTCATAATTGAGATTTCTGCAGTATCCCAAATGGTATAGGAAGCTGCTCCAGAGGAGTTATGTTATTTCTTACGACATCACTGTCCCAGCTGGGAATAGCTTTTGGACCTCAAGAGGTGGGGAAAAAGTTTGTTGAAGTAAACCTCATTGCATTTAAGATGGAGAACgttttttttgaagagaatttCTAAGTTAGGATTGGTATGTTTATTATGTAATACCCAgggaatttctgttttcttttaaagatctcTGGCTGGATTATATTAAAGAGGAGCTAAGTCATCCGCAAGGCAAACCAGAAAACTGTGGGAGCATTCACTGGCGAGCTATGAAGATGTTACAGGGAGACCTGGTGGAAAACTTTGTTTCCAAATACACTTTATTGCAAACTGGACACTTATGAAAAACTGTAACTAATCAATTACAACATGACAGTGGAGAATTTTTTAACCTCTTGTGTGGGGGTAAATATGTTCCTGAAtcatattaaaatatacttttttgatttttcacatGTGCAAGAATGTATTCTGCCCTATTGCAGTTGTTACCGGTGGTGCCTCTGTCAATGGTAGGTTGAAGTGCACagttaaaagagaaagcaaaggcagcTCTGAGAGTGTTCTCTACTGAGAATTATAAGAGTAAACTCTTCGTCGTCATAATGCATCAGGTTTTATGCTCTGGAAAGCTAATATTACAGCACATAAATGCaatctcgccccccccccccaaaaccgcagAAGCCACACCTCAGGAGATCTTGGTATCTCATCTAAGTTCTGTAATGAAGAATGGAACAATGGAAAACAACCTGTAAAATGATAATGCTATTTACTTCTTATTTCTTAACCTTGAAGTCACCTGCAATccttttaaaaaccaaaataaccACTGCAATTTGTGTTTGTATCCTAAAACCTGTAATTCTGAGAGCCACTGTGAAATGCAGAGGTGAGTTGAGATCTATCACATATGTCCCTGATGTCACAGTAGAAAGTTCTAACTTGCACTTTAGCCTTATGTCCTCAAACCCTGAAAAAAATGGATAGTGGTTCTTCAGAGACAGTGCTGTCCTTGGTTGTTTGCAGAGCTACATTTTCCTATGTCAAACTGGTTAAAACACCATAACTGCTATCATCAGAccattagctcagtctctctttTCTAGCAATTGCCCGTAGAGGATGCCTAGGGAACATACAGGAACTTAAAGGAACTATTGCTGTATGTAATTTCTCAATGTCTGAatggtgtgatttttttcaaggaGATAGGCTCAGAATGCCAGTTTTTGACATGAGGACCTTGATCCAGAAAGGCAGGCTTTCTTTCTGAGTACTAGATAGATGTTTTTCAGCCATTAATCTATTATCATTAGTCACCTGCAAGATTAGTGGTTTGCTCCTTAATGACATGctagaacagaaaaatattttgtttagatttCTCACACAAGTAGAACCTGCAATTCCTCTCAAGCAATGAATTCCAGTAACTTTTGGTGAGCTGTAAACAAGGTTTGGAGCAACAGCCTGTTCAGATGACTATTTCCATGACAGCTGAAGTATGTTGCTGCTTTGTCTTTTCCCAAGCTTTTATTCAGGCCATCTTCCATCTCCCCAGTGGTTTTCAGCTGTCTCGTGTCTGGCATTTTGCACTCCCCCCAGTATTTGCTCCTCTTAAATGTTGTGGGTCTGTCCTTTATTATGTTACTCCCTTCCCTGGCTCACTTGTCTTGCTTCTTGAGTTGTATAACAAAAAGCTTTTACTTTAttgcaaagcttttaaaaaaaatccaagaaaacagaaaatgtcacCATTTCTGTAAGTGGGGTTAGCATAACGGACCTGGAGTAAAGCTCGAGACTTGTGGGCTGGAACTGGTACCGGCACGGTTGGTGACCCAAAAACTCATTTCACtctgttcctcagtttccccagctacAAATAGTGccactttttaaaaagagcacAGTCTCCTTGATGTGTACTGATGGAAGAACTGGCTGTTAAAGAATTTAATTgtacttttgaaaatttaaaatttattggGGCCCTTTGTAGCTCTACCTTTTCCTTAACCTGCTCTGGTACAGTACACAACTCTGCCACTAATTACCTACAGTACCTTGGAGTGCGTTTCCTAAAAACATCTTTATTTCCCTGGTACCTTCTGTTCATGGAGCAGCTACCAGATCTACTCTGCAGAGGTGCTTCCCCTCTGTTATAATGCATTTTTCTAGTCATGCTTCTATCATGAAGAGATTTCATGGGAGATTGCTATCTTTTGGCAAGATAAAAACCCAGGGAGCCTGGGGAGGTATTGATAGTTTATTTACAATTTGATGAATGTAAATGTGTTCTCTTACTGCTAATACTTGTGTATTCTGCCACCCTCTTTCTCCTATTGTTTAATTGCTTGTTTCTGCCTTTAAATCGGGCAGTCGCTATTTCCTTTCATTCGTAGCCTAACTAGGGCTGCATGCCTAAGCAGAGGCGTTAACGCAGTagaatagaacaaaaaaaaaaaaaagacagtccaaCTTTATAAGATGGCTGTTTCTGATAGCACTGACGCATTTTTTACAAGCCGCCGTGTCTGCTGAAGGGCCCTGAAGTTGTTTTCGTGCGGCAAACAGCTTGCCTGGTTCATTCAGCTTTGCCGAACGCCATGAGGCTATTACTTTTCTGCAACGGGCCACCGTTAGGCTGTTGATCGTGATGGTCACGGAAACGGTCTTCCAgtattgcttgtgcttcagtttgCCAAACTGCACAGGATTATATAAAAGGCTCAGAAGCATTTACTTAAGGAAATGAGTAAAGACTGAGCATCACGAGTAATTAACAAGCCGGTCCAAGGCTAAGTTGGGATGTGGCCGCAGAGTGGGTCAGAGCCTGCCTCGGTTGCCGACTGTCGCGCTGGGCGTAGGGCAGGCTGAGGCTGGGCTCATCCCTCTCGTTCACTAAAAAACTAGCGCTTGTTCAAGCGCGTAGCCCTTTTACAGCTCCTGCCTGCCAAACAGCTGTGAAGTCTCGTGATTTTAGGTCTTTCGGGACCAAGTCTTGAGCTGAACATGGCGGGTGCTCAGCTGCGTCCTGCGTCGCTCCAAGACGCTTGTACAAGACGTGAAAGATGGGGGTTTAGTTGCCGTGAAGGGCGTAATCAGAATTTGGTTTGACAGCGTGTGTCAGAGTAAGTTAAACCCTGGCTGTTAGCGGGTGAGCATCGTTCAACGCAGCGCTTCCTTGTCTATGTTTTTGTGCCCCTTTCTGCTATCGAAAGATGACTTCAGTCAAAAGTTAGAGCTAAGCAGAGAGGATATTTAATTTTAATCCACAAGTGAATCCTCAGCGTTTGGCAAAAGATTACAGGATCCAGAATCCTGGAGTCACTGGAAAGGTCTGCCCAACGGAAACACCAGTAACTAGCCTAAATAGAAACAAAAACGACTTTCAGCCAGCATGGTGCGTTTTTCGGAGGCAGCCCTTCCCCGCTGTCTCATTTTCCACTTCTACCGCCTCACAGAGACGTCGTGGCAAATTTAATAATTCTCTGTGGTAGATTTAACAGCTCCGTGGTAAATTTAATAACTCTGCGGTAAATCTAATAATTTTACGTGGTAAAATTAATAACTTTGTGGTAAATTTAGTCATTTTCTGCCCCTTCCTTCTGCGCTGCCCGGCAGCGGCGGTCTCCGCGCTGTGGCGCCGCCCCGCGCGGACGGCGGccgttgatgggggggggggggagggcggctcGTGCCACGCTcaaaagcggcggcggcggcggctgcgcggccccCGCTGAGGCAGCGCGGCGCGAGGGGAAGGTGCCGCttcccgcgcggcgccgcggctgcGCGCCCTGAGCGCCGCCCGCCGAGGTGGGGCCGGCTCCCGCTCCGGCtcacggcggcggcggaggagggtggctgggctgggcgcGGCTCGCGGGCGGTGCCGAGGCCGCCGGCCCTGTCGGGCTGCCGCCGGCTCGCCGTCCCGCcgcctttccttcccccctccggGCGGAGGCAGCGCCTCGAGGAAGCCCGCCCTGGCGGCGAGGGGAAGTGGCGGGTAACTGCGtttgccttccctctcccctcaggGGACCCTCAGCCCCGCGCGGGTGTTGCCGCCTGGTGCTCGGCGCCTCCCGCCTTCCTGCGGCGCCctggggctgccccaggcccCGGCTCTGTCCTCGCCCCCCTcgaggcggcggggtcgggctCGTTGGTCCTCCCGCTCGTCCCCCTGCTTCCCCTGCCCTTGCTCGTCCTTGTGCCCGCCGTCCCGTCCCAAACTGACAGCGCCGGGTCAGTTTTGCTGCTGGTCTTGCCGTTCAGGGCAGCAGCCGGATGACTGCTGTGACCTGCAAGactagtggtgtttttttttttttttttgctgttttgggagggggggggagttGGCTGCTGTTTGACGTAACTgatggcagcagcagcatgagcCATCCCTTGGCAGATTTACTTTTCCGAGATGAAAACCTGCGTGGTTTAAAACTTCTGACTCATCAAAGGAGCAAACAGATCGGCCTCGCGTGAGGGCTCAGAAACACTCGCACGCTGTAGGACTCGGTGAGAGATGTGACGAGGTTCTTCAAAATTGTCTCGTAGGTGATGGCTGCCGCCGTGGGGTTCGCGCGCCTCGAGGAGGAGCGGCTCCCGAgcgaagggggagctgctgcctggaGGCCTAGGAAAGGTAAGCCTAAAATAGCAGGGCCAAGCCAAGAGACAGGGAGTAATGAAGTTTTTTATGCTCGAGGAAAGCGCCTTAAAACTCTTTGGTTATGCGTGAGGAATGCCTGTTGAGTTATGGTGCTCAGATTGTTATGGTGCTTAGATTTTTTGTGTGCTCCTAGGCACGAGAGCATTTAATCAATGCTATGAAAAATCCTGTCTGTTTGGGTAGAGCAGAACTGCAGTTTTTCAAAgtaacttactttaaaaaaaaaacaaacaaaaaaaaacccaagagttgAATGTGATGAAATAGGGCTGCTGGGGCCTATGCATAGTTTAAGGAGTTAAGTTCCAGCAGGAATCTGTGGAAGATCCTGGTTTGGGCTGGTGTTGGGATGCAGGCCTGTGTCTGATGTTCCCAAGCATCTGAAGTGTAAAGTACTACTTTAGCGATACTGCAGTATTACTTTGAATGAAACTACATCTATTAAAATTAGATTTGTAGCCACAAGGTGCAGTCCTCTCGTATACCTGGCCAAGTCATTGCATATTAAGTATTTAATTGTTCCTGTTTAGTTCCTAAGGCTTTCTGTTGGCTCTTCCTGTTGTTTTTAGAATGTTTACTGAAGAATATTCCAAACATTGCTGATAATGAGGCTCAAGAAGGTGAATTCCCTGATATCCCTCACTATGAAAAAGATGCTAGCGGATCTCCTGTTGAATCTGCTCACTTCTGCCCCGATCTGGAAGACTCGGATGGTGAAGCATCGAGTATGCCTGAGGCTGCAGCGTTTCCTGAGCTTCAGACTGCCTCTGAGTATGAGGTGGAGGACTGGGATAAAGAATTGGAGGACTCTGAATTTACTCCTTATGGTAAGCACAAATCTCCTTATGCTTCATTTGAGTGTTGGCTAGTACGTGGTTGGAGGCAGGTGCTTTGCAGGTCGAATGTGTTTAAATAACtccatttgtttattttgctaaatgatttttttttggcgTTTACCTCAAGGATTTGTAATGCATAACTTTATTTTGTTGTAAAATATAAGATTTAAAGGCAATGTTGTCTAGTTCATATGTAATTCCTTTTTTGCTTGAGCAATTGAATTCTTAAGCAGTGGGATGGTGAAAGGAagacatgtatgtgtgtgtggagcCTCTCTGGAGAGGTTAGGCCTCTATAGTGAATCCTTGTTGTTCTGAAGCCGAAGAGAGTTTCGGGGACTGCAGGAATGTAACTTCTTTTGTGTAAAAGAagttcc encodes:
- the COPRS gene encoding coordinator of PRMT5 and differentiation stimulator → MAAAVGFARLEEERLPSEGGAAAWRPRKECLLKNIPNIADNEAQEGEFPDIPHYEKDASGSPVESAHFCPDLEDSDGEASSMPEAAAFPELQTASEYEVEDWDKELEDSEFTPYDAGDLHCGSFQENNLLASYSWREDSFYNPGCHHAACVAFTSPIRMTETGQFDDAEE
- the UTP6 gene encoding U3 small nucleolar RNA-associated protein 6 homolog, with product MAERIEQRLEDRVPELEQLERVGLFTRREIRAVLRKASALEYKIQRRALRKEDFISYIQYEINLLELIKKRRARIGYSFKKDEIENSIVHRVHSLFKRATGKWKEDVQLWLSHVAFCKQWNAKHQLSKVFSCMLAIHPNKPALWIMAAKWEMEARLSSESARHLFLRALRFHPECSKLYQEYFRMELMHAEKQRKEKKEFERAKMDLGEFNYSEEILNGEMARIIYRDAAQKIKDVQFHLAVLSIAKLFDFTQDLQKEILESLQAKYADDPLTWDYMARRELELGSVQSAEHTTKQMKVSEMTQREERCCAVFEEAVAAVPTENMWKCYITFCLERYNRKTNSEELKQKRLERTLSVFDKAHGSSLLPEALYKQWLQLLLESSLCEKATEVAEAATKRFSLSVEVWQMRLQVLIQLKSDDVTQRFEEALKHVKAKGTLPLWTLWVEWSEGTNSKEDTEALYQRSLRATAPTESVTMKEKYLDWAYRNGGYKKVKRVFTSLHENRPFSLNFFRKMIQIEKEQESCKMPHLREYYERALREFGCTDSDLWLDYIKEELSHPQGKPENCGSIHWRAMKMLQGDLVENFVSKYTLLQTGHL